A stretch of DNA from Gottschalkia acidurici 9a:
AAAAATAATGGAGGGATAAAATGAAAAAATACTAGTATTGATGCTTTCGACAGCTATTTTACTTTCAGGTTGTGGTATAAATGTACAAAACGCAGATAAGTCAGGTAAAGCAGATACACAGAGTACAGCATCACCAAAGAAAGAAAGTGAGTCTAGTGAAGCTAGTAATTTAAAGATACCTAAAGATGCAAAAATAGTAGCAGGTACAGTTATGGCCTCAGAACTACTAGATTTACTAGATATAGAATTAGTAGGAGTTCCTAGTACAAAAAAAGGCTTACCAGAAAGATATAATGGACTAACAGAAATAGGGATGTCTATGAAGCCAGATATAGAAAAAATAGTTTCATTAGGAACGAATGTGTTAGTAACAGATTCAACTTTAAAGGAATCGTTAGACGTACAATTAAAGGGAAAAGATATAGATATAATATACATGAACAATAATTCTTATGAAGATTTAATCAAAACTATAGAATCACTAGGAAAAGCATTTGAAAAAGAAGATAAAGCTGAAAAGGTTATAAAAGATATGAAGCAAAAAGAAGAGCAAATTATGAAAAAGATAGAAGGTAAGAAGAGTCCTAAAGTCATGGTTATATTTGGAACAACAGAAAGCTTTATGTTAGCAACTAAAGATTCTTTTGTAGGAAGTTTAGTGGAGAAACTAGGGGCTACTAACATAACAGAAGAAATTGACCAAAAGGGAACTACACCTTACGTTCCGTTTAGTCTAGAGCAAGTGGCTAAGTTAGATCCTGATATGATACTTTGTTTAACTCATATGGAAGTAGAGGCGAGTAAAGCTGCATTTGATAAAGAGTTCTCTAAAGGGCTGTGGAAAAATATGCACGTAATAAAAAATAATAAAGTATATAGCTTAGATCCTGAGTACTTTGGAGTAACTGCAAATAGTAGAGCAAGTGAAAGTTTAGAAAGACTAGCAGATATACTTTATAAATAGGAGATTAATATGGCAACAAAACTGGTGGAAAAAAGCGAGAATAAAATAATAATAATTAGTATTTCTATAATGCTATTGATATTTTCAATTGTACTTTCAATTAGACTTGGAAGCGTAGATTATACTCTAGGTGAAATAATAAATTTAATGAAGAGCAGTGAAATGACTCCCGATAAAAATGTGATTTTATATATAAGACTTCCAAGAATCATACTTTCAATGATATTAGGAGCTAACTTAGCAGTATCCGGAGCACTACTTCAATCAGTTATGCAAAATCCATTAGCAGATCCAGGACTAACAGGTGTGTCATCAGGTGCTAGCTTAGCAGCTATAATTGTAATGTTAATGTTCCCAATGTATTCTAATTTAGTTCCTTTAGTTGCATTTTTAGGTGGTACAATAGCGTGTGGTCTAGTTTATATGCTAGCTTGGAAAGATGGTATAAAACCAGTAAGAATAATATTAGCAGGTGTAGCTGTGAATGCTATGCTAGGTGGAGGTACAAACCTTCTGTCAATATTATACAACGATAAAATACAAGGGATACTTTTATGGGTAAACGGAAGTATTAGTGGAAAGAATTGGGCAGATATAAAGCTTATAAGTATATATAGTTTTATAGGACTAATTTTGTCCATACTTTGTATAAGAAAGGCTAATATACTTCAGCTGGGAGATGAAATGGCAACAAACTTAGGTGTAGATATAAGTAAGTATAGATTAATAATATCTTTAGTTGCAGTATTTATAGCAGCAGTATCTACATCATTAGTAGGTATTATAGGATTCGTAGGTCTTGTAGTTCCTCATATATCAAGACTTCTTATAGGTTCAGACTATAAATATTTACTACCTTTAAGCATAATAATCGGAAGTATATTACTTGTATTAGGAGATACATTTGCTAGAACAGTTGCAAGTCCTATAGAATTGCCTGTAGGTATAATAATGGCTATAATTGGCGGTCCATTCTTCCTATATTTATTAAGAAAGGGGCAAAAGCAATGATAGGTGCTGAGAAGTTATGCATAGGGTATGAAGAGAAAATTATAGTAAATGATTTTTCGTTTAATGCAGAAAAAGGAGAAGTTATATCTATAATAGGGCCTAATGGATCAGGAAAATCTACTTTACTAAAAGCTATATCAAGATTCATAAAAGCTAAAGAAGGTTTAGTTTATTTTGATAAAAGAGATATGAGTAAAATGAACATAAAAGATATAGCTAAAGAAATGGCATCGCTATCACAGTATAATAGAAGCCCAGAAGATATAACAGTGAAAGAGTTAATTTACTACGGAAGAGTACCTCATAAGAAGTGGTATGAAAAAAGAAATTCTGAAGATGAAGATATAATAAGTTGGGCCATCAAGGAAACCTCATTAGGAGGATATGAGAATAAGAAGGTATCTTCACTTTCTGGTGGTGAAAGACAAAGAGTTTGGATAGCGATGGCTTTAGCACAAAAACCTAAAATTCTTTTGCTAGATGAGCCTACCACTTATCTAGACATATGCCATCAGTTAGAGGTAATGGAACTTATAAGGAAGTTGAATAAAACTTTAAACCTTACAGTAATTATGGTCTTACATGACTTAGGCCACGCTGCTAAATATAGCGACAAAGTTATAGTAATTAAAAGAGGTAACTTAGTAGTAGAAGGTTCTCCGGAGAAAGTCTTAACTAGAGAACTTATAAAGGATGTCTATAATGTAGACACATGTATAAGAAAAGATATCATAAAGGGTGAGCTTATGATATATCCTATAGAAGTTTGTAAAAGAGAAGAAGGACGTGAAGCTTATGAGTAGTTTAAATACTATACTAAAATTAACAGATATAAATACCAGAGAAGATATTAAACCATTGTCTTATGCAATGTTTCCAGGAACTCACTGTCCATTATTTGGTGTGACTATGATAGCATCATTTATAGAAGATTTAGTAGTCGTAGTTTTAGGAACACAGGAATGCACTTATTACTCTAAAGACTTTGCATACTTGAGACAAAAAGGAAAAGATAATTTCTATTCTTTAGTTGTTAACAAGCATGATATAACGTTTGGCTGTGAAGAAAAGATAAAAGAAGCTATAAAATATATAGACATGAATATGAAGCCAAAAGCAATAATGATGGTAACAACTTGTGTATTAGAAGTTATAGGTGAAGATACAGAAGGGATAAAGAACTTATTACAGGACGATATAAATGCTAAACTTTTAGTAGTAAAGACAGAACACTTTAAATGCAATAATCATATTGTGGGCATGGAAGATGCGCTAGAGGAACTAATAGTCCTAATGGAACCTCAGCAAAAAGAAAAGGGAAGCATAAATATACTAGGTCATAGACAGCATGATATAGAAAAGACAGAATTGTTTAAAATTTTAAAAGATGAAAATATAAAAATAAATACTATAATACCATCAGAATCAAGTATAGAAAGTTTAGAAATAGCACCAAGAGGGGAACTAAACTTAGTAACAGATTTTGTAGCACTACCTTTAGCTAGAGAAATGGAGAAGAAGTTTGATATACCTTTTATATATTTTGACAAGTATTTGTCTATGGAAAGGATAAAAGAAGGATATACAAAGATACAAAATGTTCTCGATATAAATATATCAGACAGATTGAAGGCAAAAGAAAAAGAACTTGAATTAATGATTGAAGAAGCTAGAGAAAAGTTAAGTGGAAAAACCTTCATGTATGGAAATACTCCTATGAACGCATTTGAGGTTTCAAGCTTTTTAAGTAGTATAGGTATTGAACCTATAGTTATACAAGCAAGAGACTTATATGAGAATGATAAAATATATATAGAAGAAATAAGAGCAAGAAATTATAATCCATACGTAACTAAAATAGCTAATATATCACCTTTAAGAAAGCTTTATGATGAATTTAAGCCAGACTTTTATATAGGTCATGAAAACCCTATGGAATTAGCTAGAAGAGGTATAGTTCAAGTAACATTAGATGAGGCAACTAAGGGGTTAGGATATGAAGTATGTATGACTAGTATAAAGAAG
This window harbors:
- a CDS encoding ABC transporter substrate-binding protein; the protein is MLSTAILLSGCGINVQNADKSGKADTQSTASPKKESESSEASNLKIPKDAKIVAGTVMASELLDLLDIELVGVPSTKKGLPERYNGLTEIGMSMKPDIEKIVSLGTNVLVTDSTLKESLDVQLKGKDIDIIYMNNNSYEDLIKTIESLGKAFEKEDKAEKVIKDMKQKEEQIMKKIEGKKSPKVMVIFGTTESFMLATKDSFVGSLVEKLGATNITEEIDQKGTTPYVPFSLEQVAKLDPDMILCLTHMEVEASKAAFDKEFSKGLWKNMHVIKNNKVYSLDPEYFGVTANSRASESLERLADILYK
- a CDS encoding FecCD family ABC transporter permease → MATKLVEKSENKIIIISISIMLLIFSIVLSIRLGSVDYTLGEIINLMKSSEMTPDKNVILYIRLPRIILSMILGANLAVSGALLQSVMQNPLADPGLTGVSSGASLAAIIVMLMFPMYSNLVPLVAFLGGTIACGLVYMLAWKDGIKPVRIILAGVAVNAMLGGGTNLLSILYNDKIQGILLWVNGSISGKNWADIKLISIYSFIGLILSILCIRKANILQLGDEMATNLGVDISKYRLIISLVAVFIAAVSTSLVGIIGFVGLVVPHISRLLIGSDYKYLLPLSIIIGSILLVLGDTFARTVASPIELPVGIIMAIIGGPFFLYLLRKGQKQ
- a CDS encoding ABC transporter ATP-binding protein; its protein translation is MIGAEKLCIGYEEKIIVNDFSFNAEKGEVISIIGPNGSGKSTLLKAISRFIKAKEGLVYFDKRDMSKMNIKDIAKEMASLSQYNRSPEDITVKELIYYGRVPHKKWYEKRNSEDEDIISWAIKETSLGGYENKKVSSLSGGERQRVWIAMALAQKPKILLLDEPTTYLDICHQLEVMELIRKLNKTLNLTVIMVLHDLGHAAKYSDKVIVIKRGNLVVEGSPEKVLTRELIKDVYNVDTCIRKDIIKGELMIYPIEVCKREEGREAYE
- a CDS encoding nitrogenase component 1 translates to MSSLNTILKLTDINTREDIKPLSYAMFPGTHCPLFGVTMIASFIEDLVVVVLGTQECTYYSKDFAYLRQKGKDNFYSLVVNKHDITFGCEEKIKEAIKYIDMNMKPKAIMMVTTCVLEVIGEDTEGIKNLLQDDINAKLLVVKTEHFKCNNHIVGMEDALEELIVLMEPQQKEKGSINILGHRQHDIEKTELFKILKDENIKINTIIPSESSIESLEIAPRGELNLVTDFVALPLAREMEKKFDIPFIYFDKYLSMERIKEGYTKIQNVLDINISDRLKAKEKELELMIEEAREKLSGKTFMYGNTPMNAFEVSSFLSSIGIEPIVIQARDLYENDKIYIEEIRARNYNPYVTKIANISPLRKLYDEFKPDFYIGHENPMELARRGIVQVTLDEATKGLGYEVCMTSIKKILLCLEQSKSMGGIKHGAI